A section of the Arcobacter roscoffensis genome encodes:
- a CDS encoding methyl-accepting chemotaxis protein produces MNNFIKIIDINASSVNKENIEKLYFDNQEPALVMGFISPHVDFHDVSRKIKSLLSNNVKVVLSTTAGELCTINDNSKKQKLYNDASSSWDNIVIQSFSKEMIEDIEVLTIPLFSENLDANSLSHAQRVDKISDSIKRVNIPFKINYEDTFALTIVDGLSNSESFFTEAVYKSGKLPCLIIGGSAGGKLDFKETYIYNGNDVLRHNAVVVLVKLKQGIKYGVFKSQSCEETRASYLVAQADVLKRTVKSVLNKSTNQIVSFVDVLCSQLNCTLQDLPEVLKDYNFAIKLEDEIYIRSVANVDIENKEIAFFCDISFGDILYLVKNKDFVSQTESDYRRFSSNKRVEPFGALFNDCILRRLLNQDRLNSLNTFNDIPVAGFSTFGELLGLNINQTLTALFFYKIDNENDFADEYVDNFVHKYAQFSSYYEKKQLHQYQLFARVRTSILDTLKDAFPLIQDMVNIINSVYGNTKEGNEIIDKVNIKFESFSNDIMKNVDTNNNLVSSMQTLTKNADEIKKVLSSISDIAIQTNLLALNAAIEASRAGEYGKGFKVVADEVKKLAKRTQDSLKLSNTSVDITVSGVTKISKMIDEASSSLETVTSNVEEISTSFVGVKQSSTQTNAIIEDKQDRFEALINSIERIEQIQRSLEKLENNM; encoded by the coding sequence ATGAATAATTTTATAAAAATAATTGATATAAATGCTTCAAGTGTAAATAAAGAAAATATTGAAAAATTATATTTTGATAATCAAGAACCAGCCTTAGTAATGGGTTTTATCTCTCCTCATGTGGATTTTCATGATGTATCGAGGAAAATAAAGTCTCTTTTATCAAATAACGTAAAAGTGGTATTATCAACAACTGCAGGTGAGTTGTGTACTATTAATGATAATAGTAAAAAACAGAAACTTTACAATGATGCAAGCAGTTCTTGGGACAATATAGTTATACAATCTTTTTCAAAAGAAATGATAGAAGATATTGAAGTTTTAACTATTCCATTATTTAGTGAAAACTTAGATGCAAACTCACTATCTCATGCTCAAAGAGTTGATAAAATAAGTGATTCTATAAAAAGAGTGAATATTCCTTTTAAGATAAATTATGAAGATACTTTTGCTCTAACAATAGTTGATGGTTTATCAAATAGTGAGAGTTTTTTCACAGAGGCAGTTTATAAAAGTGGGAAATTACCATGTTTAATTATTGGAGGTTCAGCTGGAGGAAAACTTGATTTCAAAGAGACATATATTTACAATGGAAATGATGTTTTAAGACACAACGCAGTTGTTGTACTTGTTAAATTAAAACAAGGTATCAAGTATGGAGTATTTAAATCACAAAGTTGTGAAGAAACAAGAGCTTCATATTTAGTAGCTCAAGCTGATGTACTTAAAAGAACAGTTAAAAGTGTTTTAAATAAATCAACAAATCAAATTGTTAGTTTTGTTGATGTGTTATGCTCTCAGTTAAACTGTACTTTACAAGATTTACCAGAGGTTTTAAAAGATTATAATTTTGCTATTAAACTTGAAGATGAAATATATATAAGATCTGTTGCAAATGTGGATATAGAAAATAAAGAGATTGCCTTTTTCTGTGATATTTCATTTGGGGATATTTTGTATTTAGTTAAAAATAAAGATTTTGTATCGCAAACTGAAAGTGATTATAGAAGGTTTAGTTCAAACAAAAGAGTTGAACCTTTTGGAGCTTTATTTAATGATTGTATTTTAAGAAGACTACTTAACCAAGATAGATTAAACTCTTTAAATACTTTTAATGACATTCCAGTAGCTGGTTTCTCTACTTTTGGAGAGTTGCTAGGTCTTAACATCAACCAAACACTAACAGCATTGTTTTTCTATAAAATAGATAATGAAAACGACTTTGCTGATGAGTATGTAGATAACTTCGTGCATAAATATGCTCAATTCTCTTCTTATTATGAGAAAAAGCAACTTCACCAATATCAGTTATTTGCAAGGGTTAGAACTTCTATTTTGGATACTCTAAAAGATGCCTTTCCTTTAATCCAAGATATGGTAAATATCATAAATTCTGTATATGGAAATACAAAAGAGGGTAATGAGATAATAGACAAGGTAAATATCAAATTTGAATCTTTTAGTAATGATATTATGAAAAATGTTGATACAAATAATAACCTAGTTTCTAGTATGCAAACACTTACAAAAAACGCAGATGAGATTAAAAAAGTTTTATCTTCTATTTCTGATATTGCAATTCAAACAAATCTTCTCGCACTAAATGCTGCTATTGAAGCTTCAAGAGCAGGTGAGTATGGAAAAGGTTTTAAAGTAGTAGCAGATGAAGTAAAAAAACTTGCAAAAAGAACTCAAGATAGTTTAAAACTAAGTAATACTTCTGTTGATATAACAGTATCAGGGGTTACTAAGATTTCTAAAATGATTGATGAAGCTAGCAGTAGTCTCGAAACTGTTACTAGTAATGTAGAAGAAATCAGCACATCTTTTGTAGGTGTAAAACAAAGTAGTACTCAAACAAATGCTATTATTGAAGATAAACAAGATAGATTTGAAGCTTTAATAAATAGTATTGAAAGAATTGAACAAATTCAAAGAAGTTTAGAAAAACTTGAAAATAATATGTAA
- a CDS encoding homoserine dehydrogenase has protein sequence MLKVGIIGVGTVGASVANILKDNKDIITARAGTQIEPVLGVVSNLKKDRDVSIKLTDNIDEVLNDESIDIVVELMGGVEKPYEIVKKALEKGKAVVTANKALLAYHRYELQEIAGDTAFEYEAAVAGGIPIINALREGLTANNIETIRGIMNGTCNYMLTKMINEGVDYDTILKESQELGYAEADPTFDVGGFDAAHKLLILGSIAYGIDAKPEDILIEGIENIEPADIEFAGEFNYSIKLLTIAKKVGNQIELRVHPVFIPNDEMIAKVDGVMNGVSVIGDKVGETMYYGPGAGGDATASAVIANIIDVARRGKGSPMLGFKTPNSEKLSLMAKDDIQTKYYLRLTVKDKAGVLAKIANILGDRNISIEKMIQKPIDDETAHILLSTHTSIEKDINDAIKTLEDASVVTRKPMMIRIED, from the coding sequence ATGTTAAAAGTAGGAATTATCGGTGTAGGAACTGTTGGAGCTAGTGTTGCAAATATTTTAAAAGATAACAAAGATATTATTACTGCAAGAGCTGGTACACAAATAGAGCCTGTACTAGGTGTAGTTTCAAACTTAAAAAAAGACAGAGATGTATCTATAAAATTAACTGACAATATTGATGAAGTATTAAATGATGAATCAATTGATATTGTTGTTGAGTTAATGGGTGGGGTTGAAAAACCTTATGAGATTGTAAAAAAAGCCCTTGAAAAAGGTAAAGCTGTAGTTACTGCTAATAAAGCTTTATTAGCATACCACAGATACGAGTTACAAGAAATAGCTGGTGATACTGCATTTGAATATGAAGCAGCAGTTGCTGGTGGTATTCCAATTATTAATGCTTTAAGAGAAGGTCTTACAGCTAATAATATTGAGACTATTAGAGGTATTATGAATGGTACTTGTAACTATATGCTTACAAAGATGATTAACGAAGGTGTTGATTATGATACTATCTTAAAAGAATCTCAAGAGTTAGGTTATGCAGAAGCTGATCCAACATTTGATGTTGGTGGATTTGATGCTGCTCATAAACTGCTAATTCTTGGATCAATTGCATATGGTATTGATGCTAAACCTGAAGATATTTTAATTGAAGGTATTGAAAATATTGAACCTGCTGATATTGAATTTGCAGGTGAGTTTAACTACTCAATTAAACTTTTAACAATTGCCAAAAAAGTAGGAAACCAAATCGAACTTAGAGTTCACCCTGTATTTATTCCAAATGATGAAATGATTGCAAAAGTTGATGGAGTAATGAATGGTGTTTCTGTAATTGGAGATAAAGTTGGGGAAACTATGTATTATGGACCAGGAGCTGGTGGTGATGCTACAGCTTCTGCTGTAATTGCAAATATCATTGATGTTGCAAGACGTGGTAAAGGTTCACCAATGCTTGGATTTAAAACTCCAAATAGTGAAAAACTTTCACTAATGGCAAAAGATGATATTCAAACAAAATATTACCTAAGACTTACAGTTAAAGATAAAGCTGGTGTTTTAGCAAAAATTGCAAATATTTTAGGAGATAGAAATATCTCTATTGAAAAAATGATTCAAAAACCAATTGATGATGAAACAGCACATATTTTACTTTCAACTCATACTTCTATTGAAAAAGATATAAATGATGCTATCAAAACTTTAGAAGATGCTAGTGTAGTTACTAGAAAACCTATGATGATTAGAATAGAGGATTAA
- the rlmB gene encoding 23S rRNA (guanosine(2251)-2'-O)-methyltransferase RlmB, with amino-acid sequence MIIYGKQIVLYVLEKHPHLIEEVMFSKEIDKKLFSKFLKLGKKIIKLDNMKAQGLSKGGNHQGFFLKLKEFEYTDIKDIKNMNFILVLDGLTDVGNIGAIVRTAYSLGVEGIVASNVRTLNNSGIFRTSAGSLIDVPFALYPKSVDLANELQQYGFALIGATMDGTDLKKYGKIEKTDKVALFLGSEGEGISPKVQKKLDLKVSIGMEHDFNSLNVSVAAGILIYNLKK; translated from the coding sequence ATGATAATATACGGTAAACAAATTGTACTTTATGTACTAGAAAAACATCCCCATTTAATTGAAGAAGTAATGTTTTCAAAAGAGATAGATAAAAAACTATTCTCTAAGTTCTTAAAGCTTGGTAAGAAGATTATTAAGCTTGATAATATGAAAGCCCAAGGACTTTCTAAAGGTGGAAATCATCAAGGCTTCTTCTTAAAACTAAAAGAGTTTGAATATACAGATATCAAAGATATTAAAAATATGAACTTTATTTTAGTTTTAGATGGATTAACTGATGTTGGAAACATTGGAGCTATTGTTAGAACTGCTTACTCACTTGGAGTTGAAGGTATTGTAGCTTCAAATGTAAGAACACTAAATAACTCAGGAATATTTAGAACAAGTGCAGGTTCACTTATAGATGTACCTTTTGCACTTTATCCAAAGAGTGTTGATTTAGCCAATGAACTTCAGCAATATGGTTTTGCTTTAATTGGTGCAACAATGGATGGAACTGATTTAAAAAAATATGGAAAAATCGAAAAAACAGATAAGGTAGCACTTTTCTTAGGAAGTGAAGGTGAAGGTATTTCACCTAAAGTTCAAAAGAAACTTGACTTAAAAGTATCTATTGGAATGGAACACGATTTTAATTCATTAAATGTATCAGTTGCAGCAGGAATATTAATTTATAATTTAAAAAAGTAG
- the rpmE gene encoding 50S ribosomal protein L31, producing MKKDIHPDYKTCAVTCACGNTFETKSNVETMKIDICNACHPFFTGEQKIVDAAGRVEKFKAKYNK from the coding sequence GTGAAAAAAGACATCCACCCAGATTACAAAACTTGTGCAGTTACTTGTGCTTGTGGTAATACTTTCGAAACAAAATCAAATGTTGAAACAATGAAAATTGACATTTGTAACGCTTGTCACCCATTCTTTACTGGAGAGCAAAAAATTGTTGATGCTGCTGGTAGAGTTGAGAAGTTCAAAGCTAAATATAACAAGTAA
- a CDS encoding peptidoglycan-binding domain-containing protein, whose protein sequence is MTNYLRNSAIAATTALLLFTGCTSKDTNLSANDVKITQLQKEIELKDSKISELESQNKKALNSINAMNNESKDKNAVANSLVPPNAKAGECYAKVLVPSIYETKYIKKMVQEEQEKIEIIPATYKVVEKKVTLREASTKLVPVPATYKTVTEKIMITPESSKIVTVAPTYKTITEKIMVEPEKTQLVTVPATYKTVTEKIKVSDAYTTWKKGRGEIEKVDNSTGDILCLVEVPAVYKTVSKKVIDKAAYTKEVKTPAVYRNVKTRVVDTAASQKEVKIPATYKTITKQVVATPATTKEVKSPAICKMVKTRVIDTPAKEVKTTIPAIYKNVPIQVKKADSYLRWQEILCETNTTKDVVANLQQALKNKKYNITSVDGVYGPETRAAVQAYQRDNKLSEGALTLKTLKSLGL, encoded by the coding sequence ATGACTAATTATTTAAGAAATTCAGCAATCGCTGCAACTACGGCTTTACTGTTATTTACAGGATGTACATCAAAAGATACTAATCTATCTGCAAATGATGTAAAAATTACACAACTTCAAAAAGAGATTGAATTAAAAGATAGTAAAATCTCTGAACTTGAAAGCCAAAACAAGAAAGCATTAAATTCAATCAATGCAATGAACAATGAATCAAAAGATAAAAATGCAGTAGCGAACTCTTTAGTTCCACCAAATGCAAAGGCTGGTGAGTGTTATGCTAAAGTATTAGTTCCATCTATTTATGAAACTAAATACATCAAAAAAATGGTTCAAGAAGAACAAGAAAAAATTGAAATCATTCCAGCAACTTACAAGGTAGTTGAAAAGAAAGTAACTTTAAGAGAAGCATCTACAAAACTAGTGCCTGTTCCTGCAACATATAAAACAGTTACTGAGAAAATTATGATTACTCCTGAGAGCTCAAAAATAGTAACTGTAGCACCTACATATAAAACTATTACTGAAAAAATTATGGTAGAACCTGAAAAGACTCAGTTAGTTACAGTTCCTGCAACATATAAAACAGTTACTGAAAAAATCAAAGTATCAGATGCTTACACTACTTGGAAAAAAGGTAGAGGTGAGATTGAAAAAGTTGACAACAGTACAGGTGATATTTTATGTTTAGTTGAAGTTCCTGCTGTTTATAAAACTGTTAGTAAAAAAGTTATTGATAAAGCAGCATATACAAAAGAAGTTAAAACACCTGCTGTATATAGAAATGTAAAAACTAGAGTTGTAGACACTGCTGCAAGTCAAAAAGAAGTTAAAATTCCTGCAACTTACAAAACTATTACTAAACAAGTAGTTGCAACACCTGCTACAACTAAAGAAGTAAAATCACCAGCTATTTGTAAAATGGTTAAAACAAGAGTTATTGATACTCCTGCAAAAGAAGTAAAAACAACAATTCCTGCTATTTACAAAAATGTACCTATTCAAGTTAAAAAAGCTGATTCGTACCTAAGATGGCAAGAAATTTTATGTGAAACAAATACTACAAAAGATGTAGTTGCAAACTTACAACAAGCATTAAAAAATAAAAAATACAATATCACTTCTGTTGATGGTGTTTATGGACCAGAAACAAGAGCTGCTGTACAAGCATATCAAAGAGATAATAAGTTAAGCGAGGGAGCTTTAACTTTAAAAACGTTAAAATCTCTAGGATTATAA
- a CDS encoding LL-diaminopimelate aminotransferase, which yields MFPEIDFERMKRLPNYVFAEVNNIKMEARRNGEDIIDFSMGNPDGAAPQHITDKLTEAAQKPKNHGYSASAGIYKLRLAICNWYKRKYGVDYLDPDKHAVATMGSKEGYVHLVEAIVNVGDVAVVPDPTYPIHSYAFMLAGAAVHKFELAFGDDYRVDEDLFFERLQKTIDESIPRVKYIVVNFPHNPTSATVTPEFYQRLVDLAKKERFYIISDIAYADITFDGYKTPSIFQAKGALDVAVESFTLSKSYNMAGWRVGFITGNEKLVGALKRIKSWLDYGMFTPIQVAATVALDGPQDCVDEHIEKYRKRRDVMLEAFADAGWKMNTPNASMFIWAKIPECAQHLGSMEFSKQLLTEAKVAVSPGIGFGTYGDKYVRIALIENEKRIRQAARNIKNYLKTLEK from the coding sequence GTGTTTCCTGAAATAGATTTTGAAAGAATGAAAAGACTTCCTAATTATGTGTTTGCAGAAGTAAATAACATAAAAATGGAAGCAAGAAGAAATGGTGAAGATATTATAGATTTCTCAATGGGAAATCCAGATGGTGCTGCACCACAGCATATTACAGATAAGTTAACAGAAGCTGCACAAAAGCCAAAAAATCACGGCTACAGTGCAAGTGCAGGTATTTATAAATTAAGACTTGCTATTTGTAATTGGTACAAAAGAAAATATGGTGTTGATTATTTAGACCCTGATAAACATGCAGTTGCTACAATGGGTAGTAAAGAAGGTTATGTTCACTTAGTTGAAGCTATTGTAAATGTAGGTGATGTAGCAGTTGTTCCAGATCCAACTTACCCTATTCACTCATACGCATTTATGTTAGCAGGTGCTGCTGTACATAAATTTGAATTAGCATTTGGTGATGATTATAGAGTTGATGAAGACTTATTTTTTGAAAGATTACAAAAAACAATTGATGAATCAATTCCAAGAGTAAAATATATAGTAGTTAATTTCCCACATAATCCAACATCAGCTACGGTAACTCCTGAGTTTTACCAAAGATTAGTAGATTTAGCTAAAAAAGAGAGATTTTATATCATCTCTGATATTGCTTATGCTGATATTACATTTGATGGATATAAAACTCCTTCAATTTTCCAAGCCAAAGGTGCTTTAGATGTAGCTGTTGAATCATTTACACTATCTAAATCATACAACATGGCAGGATGGAGAGTTGGATTTATCACAGGAAATGAAAAACTTGTGGGAGCTTTAAAAAGAATTAAGTCTTGGTTAGATTATGGAATGTTTACTCCAATTCAAGTTGCTGCTACAGTTGCACTTGATGGACCACAAGACTGTGTTGATGAACATATTGAAAAATATAGAAAAAGAAGAGATGTTATGCTTGAGGCTTTTGCTGATGCAGGTTGGAAAATGAATACTCCAAACGCTTCGATGTTTATTTGGGCAAAAATTCCAGAATGTGCACAGCACTTAGGAAGTATGGAGTTTTCAAAACAACTTCTTACAGAAGCAAAAGTTGCAGTAAGTCCAGGGATTGGATTTGGTACATATGGAGATAAATATGTAAGAATTGCTCTAATTGAAAATGAAAAAAGAATTAGACAAGCTGCAAGAAATATAAAAAATTATTTAAAAACTTTAGAAAAATAG
- a CDS encoding OmpA family protein: MKKILASTFISLITMTSLNAGDCIMVKDLNVQFKNDSTIYSDSSESKEVQEFAQFLKKTKLYAVIEGHTSASAPAGYNYDLSTDRAAKVRNSLVNLGVNSKQVRYMGFGESSPLYNNSTDEGAAKNRRVIAEVFNSAEELATYIESEKARISDIKYKEQ; encoded by the coding sequence TTGAAAAAAATTTTAGCATCAACATTTATCAGTTTAATCACTATGACAAGCCTAAACGCTGGGGATTGTATCATGGTTAAAGATTTAAATGTACAGTTTAAAAATGATTCTACTATTTATAGTGATTCATCTGAAAGTAAAGAAGTTCAAGAGTTTGCACAATTCTTAAAGAAAACTAAATTATATGCAGTTATCGAAGGACACACAAGTGCAAGTGCACCTGCTGGGTATAATTATGATTTATCTACAGATAGAGCTGCGAAAGTTAGAAACTCACTTGTAAATTTAGGGGTAAATAGTAAACAAGTTAGATATATGGGATTTGGTGAAAGCTCTCCTTTATATAACAACTCAACAGACGAAGGTGCTGCTAAAAACAGAAGAGTAATTGCAGAAGTATTTAATAGTGCTGAAGAATTAGCAACTTATATTGAATCTGAAAAAGCAAGAATTTCTGATATCAAGTATAAAGAACAATAA
- the rsmI gene encoding 16S rRNA (cytidine(1402)-2'-O)-methyltransferase, whose product MLTLVPTPIGNLEDISLRALNTLLEAELIFCEDTRVTKKLLNLLGEKNNLDFSNKEYKSFHSHNENQVLKTLSNETFTKNVVYVSDAGMPCVSDPGATLVDFCIQNDIKYDVLPGANAVLTAYAMSGFTNTTFSFHGFLAHKGSERSSKLDAILNDDKLAILYESPHRLLKLLEELAKKDENRTIFLVKEISKLHQKTYKDKTLALYELFKSENIRGEWVVVIEPIQKTGEALSIKDIEDLDLAPKVKAKLLAKMTGRKTKEIYQELM is encoded by the coding sequence ATGCTTACATTAGTTCCAACTCCAATAGGAAACCTCGAAGATATTTCTTTGAGGGCTTTAAATACCCTATTGGAGGCCGAGCTAATTTTTTGTGAAGATACAAGAGTCACAAAAAAACTTTTAAATTTACTAGGCGAAAAAAATAACCTAGACTTTTCAAATAAAGAATATAAATCTTTTCATTCTCACAATGAAAATCAAGTCTTAAAAACACTATCAAATGAAACTTTTACTAAAAATGTTGTTTATGTAAGTGATGCCGGAATGCCTTGTGTTTCAGACCCAGGAGCTACGCTTGTAGATTTTTGTATACAAAATGATATAAAATATGATGTATTACCAGGGGCAAATGCTGTATTAACGGCTTATGCTATGAGTGGTTTTACTAATACTACTTTTTCATTTCATGGTTTTCTAGCCCACAAAGGAAGTGAGCGAAGTTCAAAATTAGATGCTATTTTAAATGATGATAAACTAGCCATTTTATATGAATCACCCCACAGACTTTTAAAACTATTAGAAGAGCTTGCAAAAAAAGATGAAAATAGAACAATATTTTTAGTAAAAGAGATTTCAAAACTACACCAAAAAACTTATAAAGATAAAACTTTAGCCCTATATGAGCTGTTTAAAAGTGAAAATATTAGAGGCGAATGGGTAGTAGTTATTGAACCTATACAAAAAACTGGTGAGGCTTTAAGTATAAAAGATATTGAAGACTTAGATCTTGCTCCAAAAGTTAAAGCAAAACTTCTTGCCAAAATGACTGGAAGAAAAACAAAAGAGATTTATCAAGAACTTATGTAA
- the miaA gene encoding tRNA (adenosine(37)-N6)-dimethylallyltransferase MiaA, with protein sequence MKEIAIIGSTASGKTGLSIDIAKKTDSIILSLDSLSVYKEIDIASAKPTKLERGDILHFGIDEVFPNEEFDVMEFIKLYKKAKNYAKENSKNLIIVGGTSFYLKTLIEGMSTGIDSKTKLDIPVDEAYDLLYSLDKEYMQKIEKNDRYRVEKAYAIYKESKLTPTQYFKANPKKPIAPDLKIFEILWDRDELRRRISLRTKQMIKDGLIDEVIYLENKYTREPNCMSSIGIVEGLEYLDGKITKEQLEEKISLNTAKLAKRQNTFNKGQFENKTSNIIENLNSDILKYFSL encoded by the coding sequence ATGAAAGAAATAGCAATCATTGGCTCAACTGCCTCAGGAAAAACAGGCTTATCTATTGATATTGCCAAAAAAACAGACTCAATTATATTATCACTTGATTCACTTAGTGTATATAAAGAAATTGACATTGCCTCTGCAAAACCCACAAAACTTGAAAGAGGAGATATTCTTCATTTTGGAATAGATGAAGTATTCCCAAATGAAGAATTTGATGTGATGGAGTTTATCAAGCTTTACAAAAAAGCGAAAAATTATGCAAAAGAAAACTCAAAGAATCTTATCATTGTAGGTGGTACTAGTTTTTATCTTAAAACTTTAATTGAAGGCATGTCAACGGGTATTGACTCAAAGACTAAACTTGATATTCCAGTAGATGAAGCCTATGATTTACTTTATAGTCTTGATAAAGAGTATATGCAAAAAATTGAAAAAAATGATAGATATAGAGTTGAAAAAGCTTATGCTATCTATAAAGAATCAAAATTAACTCCTACACAATACTTCAAAGCAAACCCAAAAAAACCAATAGCACCAGATCTTAAAATATTTGAGATTTTATGGGATAGGGATGAACTAAGAAGAAGAATAAGCCTTAGAACAAAACAGATGATAAAAGATGGACTAATAGATGAAGTAATTTACTTAGAAAATAAATATACAAGAGAGCCTAACTGTATGAGCTCAATTGGAATAGTTGAAGGCTTAGAGTATTTAGATGGGAAAATTACAAAAGAACAATTAGAAGAGAAAATATCTTTAAATACTGCAAAATTAGCTAAAAGACAAAATACCTTCAATAAAGGGCAATTTGAGAATAAAACATCAAATATAATAGAAAACTTAAATTCAGATATTCTTAAGTATTTTTCGCTATAA
- a CDS encoding MATE family efflux transporter, giving the protein MKQTNELTTKEIPSLIRQLAIPASTGMFFNTMYNVVDTFYAGLISTQAVAALSLSFMIFFTIIGFGYGFSSATTALIGNHFGKKRYKLASLYAQKGLVFIPLIGIVLTILGIIFSPSLFILLGAKEAYLQDAMTYINPILYGSIFFMINFALNAILVAKGDTKTYRNTLIFGFFANLVLNPLFIYGFLFIPEMGLQGIAIATVLIQVITMFYMLYKVNQTNIINYDRLDYFLPNLRVYKDFLNQGLPASLNMLIMSIGSLILTYFVSHYGMEAVAGYGIGFRVEQLMLLPALGLNTAVLTLVSNNYGAKKYDRVIETLKVAIKYGFIISTFGIIFLSIFGRLIISQFDSNEIVVNYGLDYLLIEVWIFYAYVVLFICVSTLQGIKKPKMILYIALYRQIFAKLIVAFIIVKYFEMSFASLWIGIFIVINSAAIFAYFYTNNLLKKHCHRTL; this is encoded by the coding sequence TTGAAACAAACAAACGAATTAACAACTAAAGAGATTCCCTCTTTAATAAGACAACTAGCAATTCCAGCAAGTACTGGAATGTTTTTTAATACTATGTATAATGTAGTTGATACATTTTATGCAGGTCTTATCTCAACACAAGCAGTTGCAGCACTATCTTTATCTTTTATGATATTTTTTACTATTATTGGCTTTGGATATGGGTTTTCATCTGCAACAACTGCACTTATCGGAAATCACTTTGGAAAAAAAAGATACAAACTAGCTTCGCTTTATGCCCAAAAAGGTTTAGTATTTATTCCTTTAATAGGAATTGTTTTAACTATATTAGGGATTATCTTTTCCCCTAGTTTATTTATATTACTTGGAGCAAAAGAAGCCTACTTACAAGATGCTATGACATATATAAATCCTATTTTATATGGAAGTATTTTCTTTATGATTAACTTTGCTTTAAATGCAATACTTGTAGCAAAGGGTGATACAAAAACATACAGAAATACTTTGATTTTTGGTTTCTTTGCAAACCTTGTACTAAACCCTTTATTTATATATGGATTTTTATTTATTCCAGAAATGGGGCTTCAAGGTATAGCAATAGCTACAGTTTTAATCCAAGTAATAACTATGTTTTACATGCTTTATAAAGTAAATCAAACAAACATCATAAACTATGATAGACTTGATTACTTTTTACCAAACCTTAGAGTATATAAAGACTTTTTAAATCAAGGATTGCCAGCAAGTTTAAATATGCTTATTATGTCTATAGGTTCACTTATACTTACATATTTTGTATCACACTATGGTATGGAAGCAGTAGCTGGATATGGTATTGGTTTTAGAGTTGAACAACTTATGCTTTTGCCTGCACTTGGTCTTAATACAGCTGTTTTAACGCTAGTATCAAATAACTATGGTGCTAAAAAATATGATAGAGTAATTGAGACTTTAAAAGTTGCTATTAAATATGGTTTTATAATCTCTACTTTTGGAATAATCTTTTTAAGTATATTTGGAAGACTTATTATCTCCCAATTTGACTCAAATGAAATAGTTGTAAACTATGGTTTAGATTATTTACTTATTGAAGTTTGGATTTTCTATGCTTATGTGGTTTTATTTATTTGTGTATCAACACTTCAAGGAATCAAAAAGCCAAAAATGATTTTATACATAGCCTTATATAGACAAATTTTTGCAAAACTTATAGTTGCATTTATCATAGTAAAATATTTTGAAATGAGCTTTGCTTCACTTTGGATAGGTATTTTTATAGTGATAAATTCAGCTGCAATATTTGCATACTTTTATACAAACAATCTTCTTAAAAAACATTGTCATAGAACTTTATAG